In one window of Lytechinus pictus isolate F3 Inbred chromosome 19, Lp3.0, whole genome shotgun sequence DNA:
- the LOC129283124 gene encoding lysosomal acid phosphatase-like, whose product MSFLSSIHFISLAIFIVISGAMSESTLRLVNVLYRHGDRSPAETFPNDPYQEDSWPQGWGQLSKLGMQMQYGLGQFLGNMYQEPGFLNTNYTRTEINVRSTDVDRCLMSAESNLAGLYPPLAEMQFNRNISWQPIPVHTIPKEDDYLLRTDGTRCPYYDELYDKELEDDRVKEINKENKAFFEMLKNNTGVTYDITLSNVYKIEDPLFCEQAHNRTLPTWATDEVILKLENLTNIGMAMLFGTKELARLKGGPLVGKMIADMEEKSKNVSGIPSKFYMYSAHDTTLAAFMSALGVYNGKQSPYASAVGVELWEDKDTKSFNISMWFRNSTDQKVPYTLQLKSCSDMCGLERFKELLKDVVPLSVEAECGATYKKNYTIPILIGTSIIALILLLIFLFLICKGRQQETKEGHRRLPQDVEA is encoded by the exons CTCTATCGTCATGGTGATCGTTCTCCAGCTGAAACTTTCCCCAATGACCCTTATCAGGAGGATAGCTGGCCTCAAGGATGGGGTCAACTTTCTAAG CTTGGGATGCAGATGCAGTACGGTCTCGGCCAGTTCTTAGGGAATATGTACCAAGAACCTGGGTTCCTAAACACCAACTACACCCGGACTGAGATCAACGTCCGCAGCACCGACGTGGATCGCTGTCTGATGTCAGCGGAGAGTAATCTAGCGGGGCTGTACCCACCGCTGGCAGAGATGCAGTTCAATCGGAATATATCCTGGCAACCCATCCCAGTGCATACCATTCCGAAAGAGGATGATTAT TTACTGCGTACAGATGGCACGCGATGTCCATACTATGATGAACTGTATGATAAAGAATTGGAGGACGATCGTGTGAAGGAAATCAACAAGGAAAACAAG GCTTTCTTTGAGATGCTAAAGAATAATACTGGTGTCACATATGATATCACTCTGAGCAATGTCTACAAAATAGAGGATCCCCTCTTCTGTGAG CAAGCTCATAATCGTACTCTCCCAACGTGGGCAACAGATGAGGTCATACTTAAGCTGGAGAATTTGACAAATATCGGCATGGCAATGCTTTTTGGCACAAAGGAACTTGCCAGACTCAAAGGAG GTCCACTGGTTGGTAAGATGATCGCCGACATGgaagagaaaagtaaaaatGTGTCTGGCATCCCTTCCAAGTTCTACATGTATTCAGCT CATGATACAACGCTGGCCGCCTTCATGTCTGCATTGGGCGTGTACAACGGAAAACAGTCTCCGTACGCATCGGCCGTGGGAGTGGAATTGTGGGAAGACAAAGATACCAA GTCATTCAACATCAGCATGTGGTTTAGGAATTCTACAGACCAGAAGGTACCTTACACACTTCAATTAAAGAGCTGTTCCGATATGTGTGGGCTGGAGCGTTTCAAAGAGCTCTTAAAAGACGTGGTACCTTTAAGCGTTGAAGCTGAGTGTGGAGCGACATATAAAAAGAACTACA CAATACCTATCTTGATTGGAACATCCATCATTGCCCTGATCCTTCtgcttattttccttttcctgATCTGCAAAGGAAGGCAGCAGGAAACGAAAGAAGGGCACAGACGCCTTCCGCAGGACGTTGAGGCGTAG